From one Passer domesticus isolate bPasDom1 chromosome 15, bPasDom1.hap1, whole genome shotgun sequence genomic stretch:
- the NLRC3 gene encoding NLR family CARD domain-containing protein 3 has protein sequence MEEPMVQKHLESLQSSCGNGLEPGALQRLTNLLLVEGLTDIQQKEHDILQVETTKGLPSVSKSIPLEKLFLPLSKVSIPPRVSVTIGVAGVGKSTLVKLFVCSWAKGEINRDILLVLPLTFRELNTYEKLSAERLLCSACPQATEPGCAAAGAARTLLILDGLDEFKTPLDFSNAVVCTDPKKEIQVDNLITNIIRGNLLQEASVWVTSRPAAARQIPGGLVDRMTEIRGLGAAEMKDFLDQMFLDNRDLSSQVLQHIRANRSLQVLCTIPGFCWICGSSIAYFLKHSSDQPQEETVVPRTLSEIYSYYFKMALSGDWLEKPREALRIEQAVNTSKKLVGSLGRLAFYGLLRRKHVFYEQDMKAYGIDLSLLHSCLSTRLLLKEDMQASTAYYFSHLTTQEFLAALYYYTAAKRAIFDLFTESGVSWPKLGFLNHFRSAVQRAQQAEDRQLDIFIRFLSGLLSPQVNRLLSGWLLLKDEHGGCRSQAVGVLQGCLSAEHAVSWRAVNAMRCLHELQHTDTARAVEEAMRSGSLAGMLTPTNCSALAYLLQVSDVCLEETNLSNCLTYNVCKSLLSQLLFCHSLRLDNNQFKDDVMELLGSVLSGNDCQIQRLSLAENQISNKGAKALARSLLVNRSLMVLDLRSNSIGPTGAKALADALKKNQILLSLNLQHNSIKEDGAASLAEALLTNLRLETLHLQKNAVGAQGARKIAEALKQNCSLRELILSGNSVGDDGSIALAEALRVNHSLQSLDLQSNSISSTGVTALTAALCSNRGLLSLNLRENSISKEGGPAIARALRSNSTLRKLDLAANLLHDDGGKAIALAVGENRALRALHLQWNFIQARAATALAQALQSNSSLASLDLQENAIGDEGMAALSAALKVNTTLADLHLQVASVGAAGAQALAEALMVNKSLQILDLRGNSLGPAGAKAVANALKVNRSLRWLNLQENSLGMDGAICIATALKGNHGLTYVNLQGNRIGQSGARMIADAIRSSAPDCVVDV, from the exons ATGGAAG AACCCATGGTGCAGAAGCACCTGGAGAGCCTCCagagctcctgtgggaatggCCTGGAGCCAGGAGCCCTGCAGCGCCTCAccaacctgctgctggtggaaggcCTGACCGACATCCAGCAGAAGGAGCACGACATCCTGCAGGTTGAGACCACCAAAGGCCTGCCTAGTGTATCCAAGAGCATCCCCCTGGAGAAGCTGTTCCTGCCTCTCTCCAAAGTCAGCATCCCCCCTCGGGTCTCTGTCACCATCGGCGTGGCCGGCGTTGGCAAGAGCACTCTGGTGAAGCTGTTTGTCTGCAGCTGGGCAAAGGGGGAGATCAACAGGGACATCCTGTTGGTGCTGCCCCTCACCTTCCGGGAGCTCAACACCTACGAGAAGCTCTCTGCTGAGCGCCTGCTCTGCTCGGCCTGCCCCCAGGCCACCGAGCCCGGCTGCGCCGCGGCCGGCGCCGCCCGCACCCTGCTCATCCTCGACGGCCTGGATGAGTTCAAGACCCCCTTGGATTTTTCCAACGCGGTGGTTTGCACCGATCCCAAAAAGGAGATCCAAGTGGACAACCTGATCACCAACATCATAAGGGGAAacctgctgcaggaggcctCTGTGTGGGTGACGTCGCGGCCGGCGGCAGCCAGGCAGATCCCCGGCGGGCTGGTGGACCGCATGACGGAAATCCGAGGGCTTGGGGCTGCAGAGATGAAGGACTTCTTGGACCAGATGTTCCTGGACAACAGAGATCTGTCCAGCCAAGTCCTGCAGCACATCAGGGCTAACAGGTCGCTCCAGGTCCTGTGCACCATTCCTGGGTTTTGCTGGATTTGTGGCTCCTCAATCGCTTATTTCCTGAAACACAGCAGCGATCAACCCCAAGAAGAAACCGTGGTCCCCAGGACCCTGTCAGAAATCTACtcctattattttaaaatggctCTGAGTGGTGACTGGCTGGAAAAGCCGAGAGAAGCCCTCAGGATTGAGCAGGCTGTGAACACCAGCAAGAAGCTggtgggcagcctgggcaggctgGCCTTCTACGGGCTGCTCCGCAGGAAGCACGTGTTCTACGAGCAGGACATGAAGGCCTACGGCATCGACCTCTCCCTGCTgcacagctgcctctccacCCGCCTCCTGCTCAAGGAGGACATGCAGGCCTCCACAGCCTACTACTTCTCCCACTTAACCACCCAGGAGTTCCTGGCAGCTCTTTATTACTACACGGCGGCCAAGCGGGCCATCTTCGACCTCTTCACGGAGAGCGGCGTGTCCTGGCCCAAGCTGGGCTTCCTCAACCACTTCAGGAGCGCCGTTCAGAGGGCGCAGCAGGCCGAGGACAGGCAGCTGGACATCTTCATCCGCTTCCTCTCGGGGCTGCTGTCCCCGCAGGTGAACAGGCTGCTCTCggggtggctgctgctgaaggACGAGCACGGCGGGTGCAGGAGCCAGGCCGTGGGCgtcctgcagggctgcctgaGCGCCGAGCACGCCGTCTCCTGGCGCGCCGTCAACGCCATGCGCTGCCTGCACGAGCTGCAGCACACCGACACCGCCAGGGCCGTGGAGGAGGCCATGAGGAGCGGCAGCTTGGCCGGCATGCTCACCCCCACGAACTGCTCGGCCCTGGCTTATCTCCTGCAGGTCTCTGACGTCTGCCTGGAGGAGACGAACCTCTCCAACTGCCTCACCTACAATGTCTGTAAGAgcctgctctcccagctcctcttctgccacagcctcag GCTGGACAATAACCAGTTCAAGGACGatgtgatggagctgctgggcagtgtGCTGAGTGGGAACGACTGCCAGATCCAGAGGCTCAG CTTGGCAGAAAATCAAATCAGCAACAAGGGAGCCAAAGCTCTGGCCAGGTCGCTGCTGGTGAACAGGAGCCTGATGGTGCTGGA CCTGCGGAGCAACTCCATCGGCCCCACCGGCGCCAAAGCCCTGGCTGATGccctgaaaaaaaaccagatcCTGCTCTCCCTGAA CCTCCAGCACAACTCCATCAAGGAGGACGGGGCCGCCTCCCTGGCCGAGGCCCTGCTGACCAACCTCAGGCTGGAGACCCTGCA CCTGCAGAAGAACGCCGTCGGAGCCCAGGGCGCCCGGAAAATCGCGGAGGCGCTGAAGCAGAACTGCAGCCTGAGGGAGCTGAT ACTCTCAGGCAACTCGGTGGGAGACGACGGCTCCATtgccctggctgaagctctgagGGTGAACCACAGCCTGCAAAGCCTTGA TCTCCAGAGCAACTCCATCAGCAGCACAGGGGTCACGGCGCTGacagcagctctctgctccaACAGGGGACTCCTCAGCCTCAA CCTCCGGGAGAACTCCATCAGCAAGGAGGGGGGCCCTGCCATCGCCCGTGCCCTGCGCAGCAACAGCACCCTCAGGAAGCTGGA cctggcagccaACCTGCTGCACGACGACGGGGGCAAGGCCATCGCCCTGGCCGTGGGAGAGAACCGGGCACTCAGGGCCCTGCA cttgCAGTGGAACTTCATCCAGGCCAGAGCAGCCACGGCCCTGGCACAAGCACTACAGTCCAACAGCAGCCTGGCCAGCCTCGA CCTGCAGGAGAACGCCATCGGAGACGAGGGAATGGCCGCGCTCTCCGCTGCCCTGAAGGTCAACACCACCCTGGCAGATCTCCA CCTGCAAGTGGCTTCGGTTGGCGCGGCCGGTGCCCAAGCCCTGGCAGAAGCCTTGATGGTCAACAAGAGCCTGCAGATCCTGGA CCTGCGGGGAAACTCCCTGGGCCCGGCGGGGGCCAAGGCCGTGGCCAACGCGCTCAAGGTCAACCGCAGCCTCCGCTGGCTCAA cctgcaggagAACTCCCTGGGCATGGACGGAGCCATCTGCATCGCCACGGCCCTGAAGGGCAACCACGGCCTCACCTATGTCAA cctgcagggGAACCGCATCGGGCAGTCGGGAGCCAGGATGATCGCGGACGCCATCCGGAGCAGCGCGCCCGACTGCGTCGTGGACGTGTGA